In Luteimonas viscosa, the following proteins share a genomic window:
- a CDS encoding VOC family protein produces MTHKNTICLWYDGNALEAATFYAQTFPDSEVTAVHHAPGDYPSGKQGDELTVEFTVLGIPCIGLNGGPTFKHSEAFSFQVSTEDQAETDRLWDAIVGNGGQESACGWCKDKWGVSWQITPRALIEATTDPDREAARRAFDAMMTMRKIDIAAIEAARRG; encoded by the coding sequence ATGACCCACAAGAACACGATCTGCCTCTGGTACGACGGCAACGCACTCGAAGCCGCCACCTTCTATGCGCAGACCTTTCCCGACAGCGAGGTCACCGCCGTCCACCATGCACCCGGAGACTATCCCTCCGGCAAGCAGGGCGACGAGCTGACGGTCGAGTTCACCGTGCTGGGCATTCCCTGCATCGGGCTGAACGGCGGCCCGACGTTCAAGCACAGCGAGGCGTTCTCGTTCCAGGTGTCCACCGAGGACCAGGCCGAGACCGACCGGCTTTGGGATGCGATCGTCGGCAATGGCGGGCAGGAAAGCGCCTGCGGCTGGTGCAAGGACAAGTGGGGCGTGTCGTGGCAGATCACCCCGCGCGCCCTGATCGAAGCGACCACCGACCCCGATCGCGAGGCCGCCAGGCGTGCGTTCGACGCCATGATGACCATGCGCAAGATCGACATCGCCGCGATCGAGGCGGCGCGAAGGGGCTGA
- a CDS encoding Lrp/AsnC family transcriptional regulator → MDAIDRHLLELLREDASRPLKTLAAEVGLSRSSVRDRIARMQAQGAIRRYTIETAPQAGTLSAICMLRLARTPDMGIVHSLTAMPEVVRCDALSGEIDLLVEIAAPDAPSLNGTRDRIAALPGVVEVTTSVVLTRY, encoded by the coding sequence GTGGATGCCATCGACCGACACCTGCTGGAACTGCTGCGCGAGGACGCCAGCCGTCCGCTGAAGACGCTCGCCGCGGAAGTCGGCCTGTCCCGCAGCAGCGTCCGCGACCGCATCGCGCGCATGCAGGCGCAGGGCGCGATCCGCCGCTACACCATCGAAACGGCGCCACAGGCGGGTACCTTGTCCGCGATCTGCATGCTGCGCCTCGCCCGTACGCCCGACATGGGCATCGTCCATTCGCTAACCGCCATGCCGGAGGTGGTGCGATGCGATGCGCTGTCGGGCGAAATCGACCTGCTGGTCGAGATCGCTGCCCCGGACGCCCCTTCGCTCAACGGGACGCGCGATCGCATCGCCGCGCTGCCGGGCGTGGTCGAGGTGACGACATCGGTGGTGCTGACGCGTTACTGA
- a CDS encoding RidA family protein yields the protein MTIQPIAPTGLAYAQASLVSGASRWLFVSGQVPEDPDGRIPDDYPSQYRLAWRNVETQLHAAGMTFDNLVKATIFLSDRALIAQSGGLRQSILGDRSPALTIVIAGIYDSRWLLEIEAIAAA from the coding sequence ATGACCATCCAACCGATCGCGCCCACTGGCCTGGCGTATGCGCAGGCCAGCCTCGTATCCGGTGCCTCCCGCTGGCTCTTCGTCAGCGGCCAGGTGCCCGAGGACCCCGACGGCCGCATCCCGGACGACTACCCCTCGCAGTACCGACTTGCCTGGCGCAATGTGGAGACGCAGCTGCATGCCGCCGGAATGACGTTCGACAACCTCGTCAAGGCCACCATCTTCCTGTCCGATCGCGCCCTGATCGCGCAGAGCGGTGGCCTGCGACAATCGATCCTCGGCGACCGCTCGCCAGCCCTCACGATCGTGATCGCCGGGATCTACGACAGCCGCTGGCTGCTGGAGATCGAGGCGATCGCGGCGGCGTAG
- a CDS encoding phosphotriesterase family protein translates to MKRRTFLTTLAASAGGLVLPGCRSHPTHPQARGNGRVMTVNGQIEASELGMTLVHEHLYADLRPYAEQLAHPLAADADAVLGVVLPHLQKIRSLGCRSLVDCTATTLGRDPRLIRRLSQASGLHMLVATGAYVAAGGRFNAPHVLEGTGEQLAARWTGEWRNGIDGSGVRPGLVKLGLEGDPLSELERKVVRAAALTHRNTGLVIAAHTGPWEEVAPGRNARCAFEQLDLLQAEGVHPSAWIWVHAQNEVLAEHHIRAARRGGWVAFDGFRPGQVDRYLELIRRMRDEGLLHRVLVSQDAGWYDAGVPDGGEFNPFDPVFTTLIPALRADGFGEDEVQALFVRNPAQAFAFDLQRG, encoded by the coding sequence ATGAAGCGCAGGACATTTCTCACCACCCTTGCGGCCTCCGCGGGCGGCCTGGTCCTGCCGGGATGCCGCAGCCACCCCACGCATCCGCAAGCCCGCGGCAATGGACGCGTGATGACGGTGAACGGCCAGATCGAGGCGTCGGAACTGGGCATGACCCTCGTCCATGAGCATCTGTACGCCGACCTGCGTCCGTACGCCGAGCAACTGGCGCACCCGCTCGCGGCGGACGCGGATGCCGTGCTCGGGGTGGTGTTGCCGCATCTGCAGAAGATCCGCAGCCTGGGCTGCCGCTCGCTGGTCGACTGCACCGCGACCACGCTCGGGCGGGACCCACGGCTCATCCGGCGCCTGTCGCAGGCGAGTGGCCTGCACATGCTGGTCGCGACCGGGGCCTATGTCGCCGCGGGTGGCCGGTTCAACGCGCCCCATGTGCTGGAAGGGACGGGCGAGCAGCTGGCCGCGCGCTGGACCGGTGAATGGCGGAATGGCATCGACGGCAGCGGCGTGCGCCCGGGTCTGGTCAAGCTGGGCCTGGAGGGCGATCCGCTCAGCGAGCTCGAGCGCAAGGTGGTGCGCGCAGCGGCACTCACGCATCGCAACACCGGCCTGGTGATCGCGGCGCACACCGGGCCCTGGGAGGAAGTGGCGCCGGGCCGCAATGCGCGTTGCGCATTCGAGCAGCTCGACCTGCTGCAAGCCGAGGGCGTGCATCCGTCGGCATGGATCTGGGTACACGCCCAGAACGAAGTGCTGGCGGAGCATCACATCCGTGCCGCGCGACGCGGCGGCTGGGTGGCGTTCGACGGTTTCCGCCCGGGGCAGGTGGATCGCTACCTCGAACTGATCCGCCGCATGCGCGACGAGGGCCTGCTGCACCGCGTGCTGGTTTCCCAGGATGCGGGCTGGTACGACGCCGGTGTGCCGGATGGCGGTGAGTTCAATCCGTTCGATCCTGTGTTCACCACCCTGATCCCGGCGTTGCGCGCCGACGGCTTTGGCGAGGACGAGGTGCAGGCCCTGTTCGTTCGCAATCCGGCGCAGGCGTTTGCGTTCGACCTGCAGCGAGGGTAG